The proteins below come from a single Limnobaculum xujianqingii genomic window:
- a CDS encoding UDP-glucose dehydrogenase family protein: protein MKVTVFGIGYVGLVQAAVLAEVGHDVMCIDVDETKVANLKKGVIPIFEPGLTPLVKENYEAGRLTFTTDAKAGVAHGEIQFIAVGTPPDEDGSADLKYVTAVARTIAEHMTSYKVIIDKSTVPVGTADKVKSVVMDTLARRQANLPFDVVSNPEFLKEGAAVSDCMKPERIIIGTDNNQVLDLMRELYGPFNRNHDRMVIMDIRSAELTKYAANCMLATKISFMNEMSNLAELLGADIEKVRQGIGSDSRIGYHFIYPGCGYGGSCFPKDVQALIRTAEHIGYQPVLLQAVEAVNAKQKHKLFSFIQRHFNGDLKGRTFALWGLSFKPNTDDMRESSSRVLMESLWEAGAKVQAFDPEAMEETQRIYGTRSDLALMGTKEAALQGADALIICTEWQNFRAPDFDLIKATLKHAAIFDGRNLYEPERMAQRGFTYYGIGRGASVNPVI from the coding sequence ATGAAAGTCACAGTTTTTGGTATTGGTTATGTAGGATTAGTACAGGCTGCCGTACTGGCAGAAGTCGGTCATGATGTTATGTGTATCGATGTTGACGAAACGAAAGTAGCCAATCTTAAGAAAGGTGTTATTCCTATCTTTGAACCCGGATTAACGCCGCTGGTAAAAGAGAATTATGAAGCAGGGCGATTAACGTTCACTACCGATGCGAAAGCGGGTGTGGCTCACGGTGAAATCCAGTTTATTGCGGTTGGTACGCCTCCGGATGAAGATGGTTCTGCTGATTTAAAATATGTTACTGCGGTAGCTCGTACTATTGCGGAACATATGACCAGCTATAAAGTCATTATCGATAAATCAACGGTACCCGTTGGTACTGCCGATAAAGTTAAATCAGTGGTTATGGATACACTTGCTCGTCGTCAGGCTAATTTGCCGTTTGATGTGGTTTCAAATCCGGAGTTTCTTAAAGAAGGCGCAGCGGTATCTGACTGTATGAAGCCGGAGCGTATTATTATTGGAACTGATAATAACCAAGTATTGGATTTGATGCGTGAGCTTTATGGCCCATTTAATCGTAACCACGACAGAATGGTTATTATGGATATTCGCAGTGCTGAACTAACAAAGTATGCAGCTAACTGTATGTTGGCTACAAAAATCAGCTTTATGAATGAAATGTCCAATCTGGCTGAGTTGTTGGGTGCAGATATAGAAAAAGTTCGTCAGGGTATTGGTTCTGATTCACGTATTGGTTATCACTTTATTTATCCTGGTTGTGGTTATGGTGGCTCCTGTTTTCCTAAAGATGTGCAGGCATTAATCCGCACTGCGGAACACATTGGTTATCAACCCGTATTATTACAAGCGGTTGAAGCTGTTAATGCCAAACAAAAACACAAGCTTTTTAGTTTTATTCAACGTCATTTTAATGGCGATCTGAAAGGGCGTACCTTTGCTCTTTGGGGTCTATCTTTTAAACCGAATACTGACGATATGCGTGAATCGTCCAGTCGGGTATTAATGGAGTCGCTGTGGGAAGCGGGTGCTAAGGTTCAGGCATTTGATCCTGAAGCGATGGAAGAGACTCAACGTATCTATGGTACCCGATCTGATTTGGCATTAATGGGTACGAAAGAAGCAGCGCTGCAGGGTGCAGATGCTTTGATTATTTGTACCGAGTGGCAAAACTTCCGGGCCCCTGACTTTGATCTTATTAAAGCAACATTGAAGCATGCCGCGATATTTGATGGGCGTAACCTCTATGAACCAGAACGCATGGCTCAAAGAGGATTTACCTATTATGGTATTGGTCGTGGTGCTTCGGTAAATCCAGTTATTTGA
- a CDS encoding YchE family NAAT transporter: MGHAMLDLSGYIKFLVGMFALVNPVGILPVFISMTNYQSPAARDKTNLTANLSVAIILWCSLFLGDAILRLFGISIDSFRIAGGILIVTIAMSMISGKLGEDKQNKQEKTETAIRDNVGVVPLALPLMAGPGAISSTIVWSTRYNTWMDYLGFFIAIAFFSFCCWLLFRAAPLLVRLLGQTGINVVTRIMGLLLMSLGIEFIITGIKVSFPGLLA, encoded by the coding sequence ATGGGCCATGCCATGTTGGATTTATCAGGATACATTAAGTTCCTTGTTGGTATGTTTGCATTAGTTAATCCGGTGGGTATTCTTCCGGTTTTTATCAGTATGACGAATTATCAGTCGCCAGCTGCCAGAGATAAAACCAATCTGACGGCGAACTTATCTGTTGCCATTATATTGTGGTGTTCGCTGTTTTTAGGTGATGCGATATTGCGTCTGTTTGGGATTTCAATCGACTCTTTCCGTATTGCGGGCGGTATTCTTATTGTGACTATCGCAATGTCGATGATCAGCGGTAAGCTGGGGGAAGATAAGCAGAATAAGCAGGAAAAAACTGAAACCGCAATTCGTGACAATGTTGGCGTAGTACCATTGGCACTTCCGTTAATGGCAGGGCCGGGAGCTATCAGTTCTACAATTGTCTGGAGTACCCGATATAACACCTGGATGGATTATCTGGGTTTCTTTATTGCGATTGCTTTCTTTTCATTTTGCTGTTGGCTATTGTTCCGTGCTGCGCCGCTGTTAGTTCGTTTGTTAGGACAAACAGGAATTAACGTTGTAACGCGTATTATGGGGCTATTGCTGATGTCGTTGGGAATTGAGTTCATTATTACGGGAATAAAAGTGTCTTTCCCGGGATTGCTGGCTTAG
- a CDS encoding NAD-dependent epimerase, whose product MKFLVTGAAGFIGFHVSQRLLALGHDVIGIDNLNDYYDVNLKLARLKLIESHPKFKFLKLDLADRDNIARLFAEQNFQRVIHLAAQAGVRYSLENPHAYADANLTGHLNILEGCRHHNIEHLLYASSSSVYGLNRKLPFSTDDSVDHPISLYAATKKANELMSHTYSHLFNLPTTGLRFFTVYGPWGRPDMALFKFTKAIVEGRSIDVYNHGDMRRDFTYIDDIVESIIRLQNIIPTANSSWTVETGTPATSSAPYVVYNIGNSSPVRLMEYIEAIEKALGKTAQKNLLPMQPGDVMETSADTSALYNVIGFKPHTSVIDGVQKFVDWYREFYQ is encoded by the coding sequence ATGAAATTTCTTGTTACAGGAGCCGCTGGATTTATTGGTTTTCATGTTAGTCAAAGACTATTAGCATTGGGCCATGATGTCATAGGTATCGATAATCTTAATGATTATTATGATGTTAATTTGAAGCTGGCACGGCTAAAACTAATTGAAAGCCATCCTAAGTTTAAATTCTTAAAATTGGATCTGGCGGATCGGGATAATATTGCCAGACTTTTTGCTGAGCAAAATTTCCAACGGGTTATACATTTAGCTGCTCAGGCTGGTGTGCGTTATTCATTAGAGAATCCTCATGCGTATGCAGACGCAAATCTGACCGGGCATTTAAATATTCTGGAAGGGTGTCGCCACCATAATATTGAGCATTTACTTTATGCTTCTTCCAGCTCTGTCTATGGTCTAAACCGTAAGTTACCATTTTCAACAGATGATAGTGTAGACCATCCAATTTCGCTGTATGCCGCAACAAAGAAAGCGAATGAGCTAATGTCTCATACTTATTCCCATCTGTTTAATCTACCTACAACCGGATTACGTTTTTTTACCGTATATGGTCCATGGGGACGACCAGATATGGCTTTATTTAAATTTACTAAAGCTATAGTAGAAGGGCGTAGCATTGACGTATATAACCATGGGGATATGCGTAGAGACTTTACTTATATTGACGATATTGTCGAATCAATAATTCGCTTACAAAACATTATTCCAACGGCTAATTCGTCATGGACTGTTGAAACGGGTACTCCGGCCACCAGCTCTGCACCTTATGTTGTTTATAATATAGGTAATAGCAGCCCTGTACGTTTGATGGAGTATATTGAAGCCATTGAGAAAGCGTTGGGAAAAACAGCTCAAAAGAACCTGTTACCAATGCAACCTGGGGATGTAATGGAAACCAGTGCGGATACTTCGGCATTGTATAATGTTATTGGCTTTAAACCCCATACGTCTGTAATTGACGGAGTACAGAAGTTTGTTGATTGGTATCGGGAATTTTACCAATAA
- the purU gene encoding formyltetrahydrofolate deformylase: MQKKILRTICPDAKGLIAKITNICYKHQLNIVQNNEFVDHRTGRFFMRTELEGFFNDETLLADLDDALPEGSVRELNEAGRQKIVILVTKEAHCLGDLLMKSVYGGLDVEIAAVIGNHDTLRTLVERFDIPFHLLSHEGRTREEHDKQVVEMIDSINPDYVVLAKYMRILTPDFVRHYPNRIINIHHSFLPAFIGARPYHQAYERGVKIIGATAHFVNDNLDEGPIIMQDVIHVDHTYSAEDMMRAGRDVEKNVLSHGLYRVLGQRVFVYGNRTVIL; encoded by the coding sequence ATGCAAAAAAAAATACTCCGTACGATTTGTCCTGATGCTAAAGGCCTGATCGCAAAAATAACTAACATCTGTTACAAACACCAACTGAATATTGTTCAGAATAATGAGTTTGTTGACCACCGCACCGGACGCTTTTTTATGCGTACGGAGCTGGAAGGATTCTTCAATGATGAAACTTTGCTGGCCGATCTTGATGATGCATTACCAGAAGGTTCTGTCCGTGAATTGAATGAAGCGGGAAGACAAAAGATTGTTATTCTGGTCACCAAAGAAGCCCACTGCCTGGGCGATCTTTTGATGAAAAGTGTATATGGCGGGCTTGATGTAGAAATCGCTGCCGTTATCGGCAACCACGATACTTTGCGTACTCTGGTTGAGCGCTTTGATATTCCCTTCCATTTGCTCAGCCATGAAGGGCGGACTCGTGAAGAACATGATAAGCAAGTAGTTGAAATGATTGACAGTATTAATCCGGATTATGTTGTTCTGGCTAAATATATGCGTATTTTAACGCCTGATTTTGTTCGTCATTATCCAAACCGAATTATTAATATTCATCACTCATTCTTACCTGCTTTTATTGGTGCACGCCCTTATCACCAGGCTTACGAGCGCGGAGTTAAGATTATTGGTGCTACCGCTCACTTCGTAAATGATAATTTAGACGAAGGACCAATTATCATGCAGGACGTTATTCATGTGGATCACACATACAGTGCTGAAGACATGATGCGTGCCGGGCGAGATGTTGAAAAAAATGTGCTGAGTCACGGGCTATATCGCGTTCTGGGACAACGAGTTTTTGTTTACGGAAATCGAACCGTTATTCTTTAA
- a CDS encoding YchJ family metal-binding protein — protein sequence MFKLCPCGSLKEFSVCCHPLISGQTIASTALELMKSRYSAYVSHDVEYLVATWHPDFRSPDLAESITHSFEHTQWLGLNIVATAEHGNESYVEFVAKYLDTQTQQQHALHERSHFIKLHGSWYYTSGIKPQVGRNDLCPCGSMKKYKKCCGK from the coding sequence TTGTTCAAACTATGTCCATGCGGTAGCTTAAAGGAGTTTTCCGTATGCTGCCACCCATTGATTTCTGGTCAAACCATTGCTTCAACCGCGCTTGAGTTAATGAAATCACGCTATAGTGCTTATGTGAGTCATGATGTCGAATATTTGGTCGCCACATGGCATCCTGATTTCCGGTCACCAGATCTGGCTGAATCCATCACCCACAGTTTTGAACATACCCAATGGCTTGGATTAAATATTGTTGCAACAGCAGAACATGGCAACGAAAGCTATGTTGAGTTTGTTGCTAAATATCTTGATACTCAAACACAGCAACAACATGCACTCCACGAACGTTCTCATTTTATTAAACTGCACGGAAGCTGGTATTATACTTCTGGCATTAAACCTCAGGTTGGCCGTAATGATCTATGTCCCTGTGGTTCAATGAAAAAATATAAAAAATGTTGTGGGAAATAA
- the rssB gene encoding two-component system response regulator RssB, whose translation MTPPLANRHILLVEDDAVFRSMLAGYLTSLGAIIGEAEDGEQALTYVAQFQPELMICDLNMPNMDGITLVDRLRHQGCQIPVIVISATEKITDVDKMLRLGVQDVLLKPITDLNHLRDALLSSFYPYLFSSPASEELAMLADWTDLSEKPQEAVQLLKQLQPPAQQTLAGCKINYRQLTLAEKPGIVFDIAALSEHDFAFYCLDISRSENKGVLAALMLRALFNNLLQEHLAEQDEALPQMSTILNRINQLLHQSYLEGQFPFLAGYYHAPKQKLLIVSAGLHVSIEANDRKYELDDSVPMGTLQTLYPSQTSLVAERWICHIKGSGGRLQLSATL comes from the coding sequence ATGACACCCCCTTTAGCCAATAGACATATACTCCTTGTTGAAGATGATGCGGTATTCCGTTCAATGCTGGCGGGATATTTAACCTCATTAGGTGCAATAATTGGCGAAGCTGAAGATGGCGAACAGGCGTTAACCTACGTTGCACAATTTCAGCCAGAATTAATGATTTGCGATTTGAATATGCCAAATATGGACGGCATAACGTTAGTTGACCGCTTACGTCATCAAGGCTGCCAAATTCCAGTGATTGTTATTTCAGCAACGGAAAAAATCACTGACGTTGATAAGATGCTGCGTCTCGGCGTTCAGGATGTTTTGCTCAAACCTATTACTGATTTGAACCATTTGCGCGATGCGCTATTGTCCAGCTTTTATCCTTATTTATTTTCTTCACCTGCCAGCGAAGAGCTAGCTATGCTGGCCGACTGGACCGATCTTAGCGAAAAACCTCAGGAGGCAGTGCAGTTACTTAAACAACTTCAGCCTCCGGCCCAGCAAACTCTTGCTGGTTGTAAAATTAACTATCGCCAACTGACATTGGCGGAGAAACCGGGAATTGTGTTTGATATTGCTGCGTTGTCTGAACATGATTTTGCTTTTTATTGCCTCGATATTTCGCGATCGGAAAATAAAGGTGTACTGGCAGCATTAATGCTAAGAGCTTTGTTTAATAATCTATTGCAGGAACATTTAGCTGAGCAAGATGAAGCATTACCGCAAATGTCTACTATTTTAAACCGCATTAACCAACTGCTACATCAGTCTTATCTGGAGGGGCAGTTTCCTTTCCTTGCTGGCTATTACCATGCGCCAAAACAAAAGTTATTAATCGTTTCTGCCGGGTTGCACGTCAGTATCGAAGCTAACGATCGTAAATATGAGTTAGACGACAGCGTTCCCATGGGGACCTTACAAACACTTTATCCCAGCCAGACTAGTTTGGTTGCGGAACGGTGGATTTGCCATATAAAAGGAAGCGGTGGTCGCTTGCAACTGAGTGCAACGCTTTAA
- the adhE gene encoding bifunctional acetaldehyde-CoA/alcohol dehydrogenase has translation MTVSNATELNALVARVKKAQREYANYTQEQVDKIFRAAALAAANARIPLAKMAVEESGMGIVEDKVIKNHFASEYIYNKYKDEKTCGILEEDETFGTITIAEPTGIICGIVPTTNPTSTAIFKALISLKTRNGIIFSPHPRAKNATNEAANIVLQAAIEAGAPKDIIGWIDVPSVELSNQLMHHPDINLILATGGPGMVKAAYSSGKPAIGVGAGNSPVVIDETADIKRAVASILMSKTFDNGVICASEQSVIVVDKIYDTVRERFASHGGYMLKGQELKAVQGIILKNGAINAAIVGQPAVKIAEMAGVTVPATTKVLIGEVTQVDESEPFAHEKLSPMLAMYRAKNFEDAVEKAEKLVAMGGIGHTSGLYTDQDNQGERIAYFGDKMKTARILINTPTSQGGIGDLYNFKLAPSLTLGCGSWGGNSISENVGPKHLINKKTVAKRAENMLWHKLPKSIYFRRGSLPIALEEVATDGAKRAFIVTDRFLFNNGYADQITNVLKQYGVETEVFFEVEADPTLSIVRKGAEQMHSFKPDVIIALGGGSPMDAAKIMWVMYEHPETHFEELALRFMDIRKRIYKFPKMGVKAKMIAVTTTSGTGSEVTPFAVVTDDATGMKYPLADYALTPDMAIVDANLVMNMPKSLCAFGGLDAVTHALEAYVSVLANEYTDGQALQALKLLKEYLPVSYKEGAKNPVARERVHNAATIAGIAFANAFLGVCHSMAHKLGSEFHLPHGLANALLICNVIRYNANDNPTKQTAFSQYDRPQSRRQYAEIADHLGLSAPGDRTAAKIEKLLNWLDEIKKELDIPASIREAGVPEADFLAKIDKLSEDAFDDQCTGANPRYPLISELKTILLDTYYGRSYVEEQQQPVVEAKVKAPAKKAKK, from the coding sequence ATGACCGTAAGTAACGCCACTGAACTTAACGCACTTGTTGCACGAGTGAAAAAAGCTCAACGTGAGTATGCTAATTATACTCAGGAACAAGTCGATAAGATATTCAGAGCCGCCGCTTTAGCGGCAGCAAATGCCCGTATTCCTCTGGCTAAAATGGCAGTTGAAGAATCTGGCATGGGTATTGTGGAAGATAAAGTGATTAAAAACCACTTCGCTTCTGAATACATTTACAACAAATATAAAGATGAAAAAACCTGCGGTATTCTGGAAGAGGATGAAACTTTCGGTACTATTACCATCGCAGAACCAACGGGTATTATCTGTGGTATCGTTCCAACCACTAACCCTACTTCTACGGCTATTTTTAAAGCACTTATTAGCCTGAAAACCCGTAACGGAATTATCTTCTCTCCACATCCTCGCGCTAAAAATGCGACCAATGAAGCTGCCAATATCGTTTTACAAGCCGCAATTGAAGCCGGTGCTCCAAAAGATATTATTGGCTGGATTGACGTACCTAGCGTTGAGTTATCAAACCAATTAATGCATCATCCGGATATCAACCTGATTCTGGCTACCGGTGGTCCGGGTATGGTTAAGGCCGCTTATAGCTCAGGTAAACCTGCTATTGGTGTAGGTGCAGGTAACTCCCCTGTCGTAATCGATGAAACCGCTGATATTAAACGTGCGGTTGCATCTATCCTGATGTCTAAAACTTTTGATAACGGCGTAATCTGTGCGTCAGAACAGTCTGTTATCGTAGTTGATAAGATCTATGACACTGTACGTGAACGCTTTGCCTCTCATGGCGGCTACATGCTAAAAGGCCAGGAGCTAAAAGCAGTACAGGGAATCATTTTAAAAAATGGCGCTATCAACGCCGCTATCGTTGGTCAACCCGCTGTAAAAATTGCAGAAATGGCTGGCGTAACGGTTCCGGCCACAACCAAAGTATTAATTGGTGAAGTGACTCAAGTTGATGAGTCAGAGCCTTTTGCTCATGAAAAACTTTCTCCAATGCTGGCAATGTATCGGGCGAAAAATTTTGAAGATGCAGTAGAAAAAGCCGAGAAATTGGTTGCTATGGGCGGTATTGGTCATACATCAGGTCTGTATACCGATCAGGATAATCAGGGCGAACGTATTGCCTACTTCGGCGATAAGATGAAAACAGCGCGTATTCTGATTAATACGCCAACCTCCCAAGGCGGTATTGGTGACCTGTATAACTTTAAGCTGGCACCTTCACTGACATTAGGCTGTGGTTCATGGGGCGGCAACTCAATTTCTGAGAACGTAGGACCAAAACATCTTATCAATAAGAAGACTGTGGCTAAGCGAGCAGAAAATATGTTATGGCATAAACTTCCTAAATCAATCTACTTCCGTCGTGGTTCATTACCCATTGCTTTAGAAGAAGTTGCGACCGATGGTGCCAAACGTGCCTTTATCGTTACTGACCGTTTCTTATTCAACAACGGTTATGCAGACCAAATTACTAATGTCCTGAAACAATATGGCGTTGAAACCGAAGTATTCTTCGAAGTAGAAGCCGACCCTACACTGAGCATCGTGCGTAAAGGGGCAGAACAAATGCACTCCTTTAAGCCTGATGTCATCATCGCATTAGGCGGTGGCTCCCCAATGGACGCAGCTAAAATCATGTGGGTGATGTATGAACATCCTGAAACCCACTTTGAAGAATTAGCATTAAGATTTATGGATATTCGTAAGCGTATCTATAAGTTCCCGAAAATGGGTGTGAAAGCCAAGATGATCGCTGTCACCACTACTTCAGGTACCGGTTCAGAAGTAACACCGTTTGCTGTAGTAACTGATGATGCTACCGGTATGAAATATCCATTAGCCGATTATGCATTAACACCAGACATGGCGATTGTGGATGCCAACCTGGTCATGAATATGCCTAAATCACTTTGTGCTTTTGGCGGTTTGGATGCAGTAACCCACGCATTAGAAGCATATGTATCAGTTCTGGCTAACGAATATACTGATGGTCAGGCTCTACAGGCGCTGAAACTGCTGAAAGAGTATCTGCCGGTTAGCTATAAAGAAGGCGCTAAGAATCCGGTTGCTCGTGAGCGTGTTCATAATGCGGCGACTATTGCAGGCATTGCCTTCGCAAACGCCTTCCTGGGTGTATGCCACTCAATGGCGCATAAATTAGGTTCAGAATTCCATCTTCCACATGGTTTGGCTAATGCGTTGTTAATTTGTAACGTTATTCGCTATAACGCAAATGACAACCCAACCAAACAAACTGCATTTAGCCAATATGACCGTCCGCAATCTCGCCGTCAGTATGCAGAAATTGCCGACCACTTAGGTTTATCTGCTCCTGGCGATCGTACTGCTGCCAAGATTGAGAAACTGCTAAACTGGTTAGATGAAATTAAGAAAGAACTGGATATTCCGGCATCGATTCGTGAAGCTGGTGTTCCTGAAGCGGATTTCCTGGCGAAAATTGATAAGTTATCTGAAGATGCATTTGACGATCAATGTACTGGTGCTAACCCACGTTACCCATTAATTTCCGAGCTGAAAACCATTCTGCTGGATACTTACTATGGGCGTAGCTACGTTGAAGAACAACAGCAACCTGTTGTTGAAGCAAAAGTTAAAGCACCTGCTAAAAAAGCTAAAAAGTAA
- the hns gene encoding histone-like nucleoid-structuring protein H-NS, with translation MSEALKVLNNIRTLRAQARECSLETLEEMLEKMEVVVKERREEDQANQAEIQERTRKLQQYREMLIADGIDPNELLQSLSATKVTGKSKRAARPAKYQFTDENGELKTWTGQGRTPAVIKKAIEEQGKSLDDFLM, from the coding sequence ATGAGCGAAGCATTAAAAGTCCTTAACAACATCCGTACTTTGCGTGCTCAAGCCAGAGAGTGCTCTCTTGAGACTTTAGAAGAAATGTTAGAGAAAATGGAAGTAGTGGTCAAAGAGCGCCGTGAAGAAGATCAGGCAAACCAAGCTGAAATTCAAGAACGTACTCGTAAATTACAACAATATCGTGAAATGTTAATTGCTGACGGTATTGATCCAAATGAATTACTTCAGTCTCTTTCTGCAACTAAAGTCACGGGTAAATCTAAGCGTGCTGCACGTCCTGCTAAATATCAGTTTACTGATGAGAATGGCGAATTAAAAACCTGGACTGGCCAGGGTCGTACACCAGCTGTTATCAAGAAAGCTATTGAAGAACAAGGTAAATCACTGGATGATTTCCTGATGTAA
- a CDS encoding LOG family protein, translating to MRKNICVYCGASTGNNPAYAEAAQQLGIAIAEQGRRLIYGGGNKGLMGILANAVLDAGGQVTGVIPERLVEAETAHHGITDLEVVPDMHIRKARMSELADGFIALPGGIGTLEELFEVWTWSQIGYHTNPVGLLNIQNFYSPMSQFLQHVADEGFVRQSYLNTLLISDSAHDLLNQFDQYQPHNLNRWAK from the coding sequence ATGCGTAAGAATATATGTGTTTATTGTGGTGCCAGCACCGGAAATAATCCTGCCTATGCCGAAGCGGCGCAACAGCTGGGAATAGCAATCGCTGAACAAGGTCGTCGCCTGATATATGGTGGTGGTAATAAAGGATTGATGGGCATTCTGGCTAATGCGGTATTAGATGCTGGTGGTCAGGTTACCGGTGTTATTCCTGAACGTTTAGTTGAAGCGGAAACGGCTCACCACGGCATTACTGACCTGGAAGTCGTTCCTGACATGCATATTCGTAAAGCACGTATGAGTGAACTGGCGGACGGATTTATCGCTCTACCGGGTGGAATAGGAACGCTTGAAGAACTGTTTGAAGTATGGACCTGGAGCCAAATTGGCTACCACACTAATCCGGTTGGCTTGCTCAACATTCAAAACTTTTATTCTCCAATGAGCCAATTCTTACAGCATGTGGCCGATGAAGGTTTTGTACGCCAGAGCTATCTGAATACCTTGTTAATCAGTGATTCAGCACATGACTTACTTAACCAGTTTGATCAATACCAGCCACATAACCTTAACCGCTGGGCTAAATAG
- the galU gene encoding UTP--glucose-1-phosphate uridylyltransferase GalU, which yields MSAIQPKVRKAIIPVAGLGTRMLPATKAIPKEMLPLVDKPLIQYVVNECIAAGINHIVLVTHSSKNSIENHFDTSFELEAILERRVKRQLLNEVQSICPNNVTIMHVRQGLAKGLGHAIMCAHPLIGDEPFAVVLPDVIIDEYESNLKKDNLSEMLNRYEVTGHSQIMVEPVPINEVSDYGIVDCNGYGLTSGESAPIVNVVEKPSVAEAPSNLSIVGRYVLSADIWPLLSRIPPGAGDEIQLTDAIAMLMESEPVDAYHIRGRSHDCGNKMGYMQAFVEYGLRHAGLGAEFGSWLQQLQLPAKG from the coding sequence ATGTCAGCTATACAGCCTAAAGTAAGAAAAGCAATCATTCCTGTTGCCGGACTGGGCACCCGCATGTTGCCTGCAACCAAAGCGATTCCGAAAGAGATGCTACCGCTGGTAGATAAGCCTTTGATCCAATATGTAGTTAATGAATGTATTGCTGCAGGTATTAACCATATTGTTCTGGTTACCCACTCATCCAAAAACTCTATAGAAAACCACTTTGATACCAGCTTTGAATTGGAAGCTATTTTAGAGCGTCGGGTTAAACGCCAACTCTTGAATGAAGTTCAATCTATATGTCCTAATAATGTGACAATAATGCATGTCCGTCAGGGGCTGGCTAAAGGACTGGGGCATGCCATTATGTGTGCACATCCTTTAATTGGAGATGAGCCTTTTGCGGTGGTGTTACCCGATGTCATTATTGATGAATATGAGTCAAATCTTAAGAAAGATAATCTCAGTGAGATGTTAAATCGTTATGAAGTAACAGGCCATAGTCAGATTATGGTTGAGCCTGTTCCAATTAATGAGGTTAGTGATTATGGTATTGTTGACTGCAATGGTTATGGTCTTACCTCTGGTGAGAGTGCGCCTATCGTTAACGTTGTAGAAAAGCCTAGCGTTGCTGAAGCACCATCTAATCTGTCAATTGTTGGACGTTATGTATTATCTGCCGATATCTGGCCATTATTATCCCGTATTCCACCAGGTGCTGGTGATGAGATCCAATTAACAGATGCTATTGCAATGCTGATGGAGTCTGAACCTGTTGATGCCTATCATATTCGAGGCCGCAGCCATGATTGTGGTAATAAAATGGGCTATATGCAGGCATTTGTTGAGTATGGTTTGCGCCATGCAGGGTTAGGTGCAGAGTTTGGCTCATGGCTGCAACAGCTTCAGCTTCCCGCTAAAGGTTAA